TTGGTGATCCCGGTCTCTTCCTGCAGCACGATCTGCGTGTTGCGGGCGATCCGCGCGGAAAAGTCGGTGGGCAGCGCGATCGCCTCGTCCAGCGCATTGGTGTGGAGGCTCTGCGTGCCACCCAGTGCCGCCGCCATCGCCTCCACCGCGGTGCGGATGACGTTGTTGTAGGGGTCCTGCTCCTGGAGCGACACGCCGCTCGTCTGGCAGTGCGTGCGCAGCATCTTCGAGCGCTCGTCCTTCGCGCCGAGCTCGGTCATCACGCGGTGCCACAGCGTGCGTGCAGCGCGCAGCTTGGCAATCTCCATGAAGAAGTTCATGCCGATCGCGAAGAAGAACGACAGCCGCCCGGCGAACTTGTCGATGTCCAGCCCCGCCGCCATCGCGGCCCGCGCATATTCCTTGCCGTCGGCGATGGTGAAGGCAAGCTCCTGCACCTGCGTCGCCCCCGCCTCCTGCATGTGATAGCCGGAGATCGAGATCGAGTTGAACTTGGGCATGTGCTCGGACGTGTAGGCGATGATGTCCGAGATGATCCGCATCGATGGCGCGGGCGGATAGACGTACGTGTTGCGGACCATGAACTCCTTGAGGATGTCGTTCTGGATGGTTCCGTCGAGCAGCTTCTGCGGAACGCCCTGCTCTTCGCCCGCGACGATGAAGAAGGCGAGGATCGGGATCACCGCGCCGTTCATCGTCATGCTGACGCTCATCTGGTCGAGCGGGATGCCGTCGAACAGGATCTTCATGTCCTCGACGCTGTCGATCGCGACGCCCGCCTTGCCGACATCGCCGACCACGCGCGGATGGTCGCTGTCATAGCCGCGGTGGGTGGCAAGGTCGAAGGCGACGCTCAGCCCCTTTTGGCCCGCGGCCAGGTTGCGGCGGTAGAAGGCATTCGATTCCTCGGCGGTGGAGAAGCCGGCATATTGTCGAATCGTCCAGGGCCGGCCGGCATACATCGACGCCCGAACGCCGCGCGTGAACGGCGCGAAGCCGGGCAGGCCGGGATCGATCCCGGCCACGTCGTCGGCCGTGTAGAGCGGCTTCACCGCGATCGCCTCCGGCGTCTGCCAGGTCAGGTCGCGGCCTTTCACCTCCTTGTCGGCAAGCGCCTTCCAGTCGGCGGGGGTGGGTTTGTCATTGGTCATTGAAATAATCCGTTCGCTTCGAGCGCAGTCGAGAAGCCATTGCTTGCCACATCCGAGCGTTTCTCGACTTCGCTCGAAACGAACGCCGGTCAGGCGCCCTTGAACTCGGGCTTGCGCTTCTGGAGGAACGCCATCCCGCCCTCCAGCGAGTCAGCGGTGCCGCGCGCGGCGCGCTGCGCCTGCGCTTCGGCGTGCATCGCCGCGGCATAGTCGCTCTCCGCCGCCCGGTGCACCGCACGCCGCATCAGCCCCAGCGCCGCGGTCGGCCCCGCCGCCAGCCGCTCGGCCAGCGCGAACGCGGCCTCGTCCAGCGTTTCGTCGGCGACGACCTTGTGGATCATCCCCCAGTCGAGCGCGGTGTCGGCGCGCACCCGCTCGCCCAGCATCATCATCTCGGCGGCACGCGCGCGCCCGATCAATCGCGGCAGCATCCACGTCGCGCCGCCGTCGGGCACCAGGCCGATGTTGACGAACGCCTGGAGGAAATAGGCGGTGTCGCTCGCCACGCAGAAATCGGCGGCAAGCGCCAGGCTGCACCCGATGCCGGCGGCGGGGCCGCGCACCGCGCTGACCACGGGCACCGGCAGCTCGGCGATCGCCAGCAGCGCAGGGTTGTAGTGATTGGAGAGCGCCTCGAACGTCGCCTCGCCCGGATCGCCCGCGGCCTGCGCGACGTTCCCGACATCGGCGCCCGAGCAGAACGCCCGCCCCGCCCCCGCGATCAGCACCGCGCGCGCCCCGTCCAGCGCGCCGATCGCCGCGCGAAGCTCGTCGAACATCGCCGGCGGCGCGGCATTCAGCCGGTCCGGCCGGTTGAGTGTGACGACCAGCACGTCACCGCGCCGCTCGGCGAGGATGTGATGGAACGCAGCCATCAGATCGCCCCCTCCACCTGCGTTCGCTTCGAGCGAAGTCGAGAAGCCTGTTCCAGACCAACGTTTCTCGACTGCGCTCGAAACGAACGCGCAGATTTGAACGCGCTCAATGCCCGTCTCCCGGCGCTTCCATGATCTCGGTCAGCACGCCGCCTGTGCCCCGCGGATGGAGGAAGAAGATCGGCGTTCCGTGCGCGCCGATCCGCGGCTCGCCGAGGACACGCACGCCTTTCGCCTCGAACCACGCCTTGGCCGCGTGGATGTCCGGCACCTCGTAGCAGACATGATGCTGCCCGCCCGCCGGGCTCTTCTCGATGAACCCACGGATCGGAGAGGCATCGCCCAGCGGCTCGATCAGCTCGATCTGCGTTCCCCGTCCTGAGCCTGTCGAAGGAGGGGTGTCAACGAAACACACCCGGACGCCTTGTGCCGGCAGGTCGAACGGCTCGCCGATCGCGGTCGCCCCCATCACGTCGCGATAAAAGGCGATGCTGTCGTCGATCGACGGCGTCGCGACGCCGACATGGTTGAGGCGGCCGAGGATCATCTCAGTCCTCCGGCAATGCGCGACGGCTGCGGGCATCGGCGCGGGCTTCGTCGATGATCGTCTCGACCCGGACGAGCCGCTCGCGCAGCATAGACATGGCGTCGCGAAGGCCGGCGATATCGCGATCCTGCCGCTCGATCGTGCGCTCGAGCCGCTCGATGCTCGACTGCATCAGGACGACGTTCTTCAACGCGGCGGCAGCATCACTCAGAAAGCTCATTTGCGCACGCCCATTTCGCGCAGGAAAGCGTCGGTTTCGGCGTGATTCTTGTCGAGCGTTGCGATCATCCGCTCGATCGAAGCGCTGATCTTGGGCACCGCAAGATTCACCTCGCTGACCAGCGCGGCGAACGCCGCCTCGTCGTCGGGCGAAGGCTGACTGATGAATTCGCTTGTCGCCTCGCGCACGACATGACCGATCGACTTGCCCTGGCTCGCCGCAAACGCATCGAGCGCCGCCTTGTGGGCGGGCGTCGTAAGGAAAGTCACCCGTTCGGTCTGCATCACCGCCTCCTTGCCATTACAAGGACATTATAAGGATTGCGGATCTCGCTCACAACGGAATGTTGTCATGCTTCTTCCACGGGTTCTCGAGCTGCTTGCCGCGCAGCTTGCGCAGGCCCAGCGCGATCCGGCGGCGCGTGGAATGCGGCAGGATGACCTCGTCGATGAAGCCCTTCGAGGCCGCGACGAACGGGTTCGCGAAGCGGGCCTCGTATTCCGCGGTGCGCTCGGCGATTTCCTCAGGCGTGCGGCCGCGGAAGATGATCTCGACCGCGCCCTTGGCACCCATCACCGCGATCTCGGCGGTGGGCCAGGCATAGTTGAGGTCGCCGCGCAGATGCTTCGACGCCATCACGTCGTATGCGCCGCCATAGGCCTTGCGCGTGATGACGGTGATCTTGGGCACGGTCGCCTCGGCATAGGCGAAGAGCAGCTTGGCGCCGTGCTTGATGATGCCCGAGTGCTCCTGCCCGACGCCGGGCAGGAAGCCGGGCACGTCGACGAAGGTGACGATCGGGATCTCGAACGCGTCGCAGAAGCGCACGAACCGCGCCGCCTTCTTCGACGAATTGATGTCGAGCACGCCGGCCAGCACCATCGGCTGGTTGGCGACGATGCCGACCGTTCGCCCCTCGATCCGGCCGAAGCCGGTGAGGATGTTGGCGGCGTGCGCGGGCTGCACCTCGAAGAAGTCGCCCTCGTCGACGACCTTCCGGATCAGCTCGTGCATGTCATAGGGCATGTTGGCCGACGGCGGGATCAGCGTGTCGAGGCTGCCCTCGATCCGGTCCCACGGATCGTCCGACGGCCGTACCGGCGGCGCCTCACGATTCGAGGCAGGCAGGAAGTCCACGAAGTCGCGGGCCGCGAGCAGCGCCTCGATATCGTTGTCGAAGGCCACGTCGGCGACCCCCGACTTCGTGGTATGCGTCACCGCGCCGCCCAGTTCCTCCTGCGTGACGATCTCGTTCGTGACGGTCTTCACTACATCCGGGCCGGTGACGAACATGTACGACGAATCCTTCACCATGAAGATGAAGTCCGTCATCGAGGGGCTATACACGGCACCGCCCGCGCATGGCCCCATGATGAGCGACAATTGCGGCACGACGCCCGATGCCAGCACGTTGCGCTGGAACACCTCGGCATAGCCGCCCAGCGACGCGACACCCTCCTGGATGCGCGCGCCGCCGCTGTCATTGAGGCCGATCACGGGGGCGCCGACCTTCATCGCCATGTCCATGATCTTGCAGATCTTCTGCGCGTGCCGTTCCGACAGCGAGCCGCCGAACACGGTGAAGTCCTGGCTGAACACGAAAACGAGGCGGCCGTTGATCGTGCCCGACCCCGTGACGACGCCGTCGCCGGGCACCACCTGGTCCGGCATGCCGAAGTCGACGCAATTATGCTCGACATACATGTCGAGCTCCTCGAACGACCCCTGGTCGAGCAGCACGTCCAGCCGTTCGCGCGCGGCCAGCTTGCCCTTGGCATGCTGGGCGTCGATGCGCTTCTGGCCGCCACCCAGGCGGGCGGCGTCGCGGCGGCGTTCGAGTT
This is a stretch of genomic DNA from Sphingomonas sp. Y38-1Y. It encodes these proteins:
- a CDS encoding acyl-CoA carboxylase subunit beta produces the protein MSSTIAELERRRDAARLGGGQKRIDAQHAKGKLAARERLDVLLDQGSFEELDMYVEHNCVDFGMPDQVVPGDGVVTGSGTINGRLVFVFSQDFTVFGGSLSERHAQKICKIMDMAMKVGAPVIGLNDSGGARIQEGVASLGGYAEVFQRNVLASGVVPQLSLIMGPCAGGAVYSPSMTDFIFMVKDSSYMFVTGPDVVKTVTNEIVTQEELGGAVTHTTKSGVADVAFDNDIEALLAARDFVDFLPASNREAPPVRPSDDPWDRIEGSLDTLIPPSANMPYDMHELIRKVVDEGDFFEVQPAHAANILTGFGRIEGRTVGIVANQPMVLAGVLDINSSKKAARFVRFCDAFEIPIVTFVDVPGFLPGVGQEHSGIIKHGAKLLFAYAEATVPKITVITRKAYGGAYDVMASKHLRGDLNYAWPTAEIAVMGAKGAVEIIFRGRTPEEIAERTAEYEARFANPFVAASKGFIDEVILPHSTRRRIALGLRKLRGKQLENPWKKHDNIPL
- the mce gene encoding methylmalonyl-CoA epimerase; the encoded protein is MILGRLNHVGVATPSIDDSIAFYRDVMGATAIGEPFDLPAQGVRVCFVDTPPSTGSGRGTQIELIEPLGDASPIRGFIEKSPAGGQHHVCYEVPDIHAAKAWFEAKGVRVLGEPRIGAHGTPIFFLHPRGTGGVLTEIMEAPGDGH
- a CDS encoding enoyl-CoA hydratase-related protein — translated: MAAFHHILAERRGDVLVVTLNRPDRLNAAPPAMFDELRAAIGALDGARAVLIAGAGRAFCSGADVGNVAQAAGDPGEATFEALSNHYNPALLAIAELPVPVVSAVRGPAAGIGCSLALAADFCVASDTAYFLQAFVNIGLVPDGGATWMLPRLIGRARAAEMMMLGERVRADTALDWGMIHKVVADETLDEAAFALAERLAAGPTAALGLMRRAVHRAAESDYAAAMHAEAQAQRAARGTADSLEGGMAFLQKRKPEFKGA
- the scpA gene encoding methylmalonyl-CoA mutase, with the protein product MTNDKPTPADWKALADKEVKGRDLTWQTPEAIAVKPLYTADDVAGIDPGLPGFAPFTRGVRASMYAGRPWTIRQYAGFSTAEESNAFYRRNLAAGQKGLSVAFDLATHRGYDSDHPRVVGDVGKAGVAIDSVEDMKILFDGIPLDQMSVSMTMNGAVIPILAFFIVAGEEQGVPQKLLDGTIQNDILKEFMVRNTYVYPPAPSMRIISDIIAYTSEHMPKFNSISISGYHMQEAGATQVQELAFTIADGKEYARAAMAAGLDIDKFAGRLSFFFAIGMNFFMEIAKLRAARTLWHRVMTELGAKDERSKMLRTHCQTSGVSLQEQDPYNNVIRTAVEAMAAALGGTQSLHTNALDEAIALPTDFSARIARNTQIVLQEETGITKVVDPLGGSYYVEALTKELVDRAWEIIERVDAEGGMARAVDAGWPKAMIEEAAAARAARVDRGEDVIVGVNKYRLKDEDPVEILDIDNQAVRQSQIARINRVRETRDEAACQSALTALREGAVANANLLALAVEAARARATLGEISASMEIVFGRYGTQPTPVSGVYGGAYQGDARWSRLTDGVAATERRLGRKPRMLVAKMGQDGHDRGANLVSSMFGDLGFKVVPGPLFQTPEEAARLAIEQDVDVVGASSLAAGHKTLIPELIGHLKDAGRTDIRVIAGGVIPAQDYQYLRDAGVQAIFGPGTNLIAAAEEVLRLLGHNMAPHSETAE